One part of the Polycyclovorans algicola TG408 genome encodes these proteins:
- a CDS encoding IS630 family transposase encodes MTGRKPIGLELTPTEQSELEQWARRRKTPSADKQRAQIILGCSLGLSGREVGQRCGVTTQTVSKWRRRFEQYRIAGLSDAPRTGRPRTINDDKVSEVIEKTLHSGPAKATHWSTTLMAEETALNAMAVSRIWRAFGLKPHRLETFKLSTDPHFVDKVHDIVGLYLNPPDRALVLCVDEKSQIQALNRTQPGLPLRFGSAETTTHDYVRHGTTTLFAALDIATGEVIGRLHRRHRSAEFLAFLRALDREVPKHLDIHLILDNYGTHKTEAVRAWFAARPRYHLHFTPTSASWLNLVERFFSLLSQRWIKRNAHTSTNDLERSIRHYLKTYNQDPKPFVWRKSADEIISAIARLSDRINNKVNFC; translated from the coding sequence ATGACGGGACGCAAACCCATTGGGCTGGAGCTGACACCCACCGAGCAATCGGAGTTGGAGCAGTGGGCTCGTCGTCGCAAGACGCCGTCGGCGGACAAGCAGCGTGCGCAGATCATTCTGGGGTGCAGCCTTGGATTGTCGGGCCGCGAAGTGGGACAGCGCTGCGGGGTGACGACGCAAACCGTGTCGAAGTGGCGGCGGCGTTTTGAGCAGTACCGGATCGCGGGATTGAGCGATGCGCCGCGCACGGGTCGACCGCGCACGATTAACGACGACAAAGTGTCGGAAGTCATTGAGAAGACTTTGCATAGCGGTCCAGCCAAGGCGACGCACTGGTCGACGACTTTGATGGCCGAAGAGACTGCCCTCAATGCCATGGCAGTCAGCCGCATCTGGCGCGCCTTTGGGCTCAAGCCGCACCGGCTGGAAACCTTCAAGTTGTCGACCGATCCGCACTTTGTTGACAAAGTGCACGACATCGTCGGTCTGTATCTGAATCCGCCAGATCGTGCCTTGGTGTTGTGCGTTGATGAAAAAAGCCAGATTCAAGCCCTGAACCGTACCCAACCTGGCTTGCCGTTGCGTTTCGGGTCTGCCGAAACCACGACCCACGACTATGTGCGACACGGCACGACGACCTTGTTCGCAGCGCTGGATATCGCCACCGGCGAAGTCATTGGTCGCTTGCACCGGCGGCATCGCAGTGCGGAGTTCCTGGCGTTCCTGCGCGCACTGGATCGTGAGGTGCCCAAGCACCTCGATATTCATCTCATTCTCGACAATTACGGCACGCACAAAACCGAAGCGGTCCGCGCTTGGTTTGCCGCCAGACCGCGCTATCACCTGCACTTCACCCCGACCTCAGCTTCCTGGCTCAATCTGGTAGAACGCTTTTTCTCGCTGTTGTCACAGCGGTGGATCAAACGTAACGCCCACACCAGTACCAACGACCTTGAGCGATCCATCCGCCACTACCTCAAAACCTACAACCAGGACCCCAAACCCTTCGTATGGCGCAAATCCGCCGATGAAATCATCTCGGCTATCGCCCGCCTCTCTGATCGAATCAATAATAAAGTGAACTTTTGTTAA
- the hrcA gene encoding heat-inducible transcriptional repressor HrcA: MTEPLNERAADLLNLLIQRYIQDGQPVGSRTLSRAAGLGLSAATIRNVMADLDALGLVASPHTSAGRIPTQRGYRYFVDTLLSPEPLDVLTRNRLEETFGGGSLKQGPDLARAASDLLSQLTQMAGVVTVPRRNLATLRRIEFLPLSDQRVLAILVVNQHEVQNRVLQMDRSYGADELTLYANILNEHYAGRELGVLRQALLDEAIDAQDRVNVMLRDAASMARRAMSPHDAPDFVHAGGSNLLGFQDLTDVQRLRGLFDALDQKRDLLGLFDQCLAADGVQVFIGQESGYRVLDEVTVVTAPYFVDGAVAGVLGVIGPTRMAYQRIIPLVGEAARMLSRGLADG, translated from the coding sequence ATGACCGAACCACTGAACGAACGGGCAGCTGATTTACTCAATCTGCTGATCCAGCGCTACATCCAGGACGGCCAGCCGGTGGGCTCACGCACCCTGTCGCGCGCCGCAGGTCTGGGGCTTTCGGCCGCGACCATCCGCAATGTGATGGCCGACCTCGATGCGCTGGGCCTGGTCGCGTCGCCGCATACCTCTGCTGGACGCATTCCGACGCAGCGTGGCTATCGCTACTTCGTTGACACCCTGTTGTCGCCAGAGCCACTGGACGTTTTGACCCGCAACCGGCTTGAGGAAACCTTCGGCGGAGGTTCACTCAAGCAAGGGCCTGACCTGGCCAGGGCGGCCAGTGACCTGCTCTCGCAACTCACGCAGATGGCGGGCGTGGTCACCGTGCCGAGACGCAACCTGGCGACCCTGCGTCGCATCGAATTTCTGCCGCTGTCGGACCAGCGCGTGCTGGCGATACTGGTGGTCAATCAACACGAAGTGCAGAACCGTGTGCTGCAAATGGACCGCAGCTACGGCGCCGACGAGCTGACCCTTTACGCCAACATCCTCAACGAGCATTACGCCGGGCGGGAGCTGGGCGTGTTGCGGCAGGCGCTGCTCGACGAGGCCATCGATGCCCAGGACCGCGTCAACGTGATGCTCCGCGATGCCGCGTCGATGGCTCGCAGGGCGATGTCGCCCCACGACGCACCCGATTTCGTCCATGCCGGCGGCAGCAATCTGCTGGGCTTTCAGGACCTCACCGACGTGCAGCGGCTGCGCGGCCTGTTCGATGCGCTTGATCAGAAGCGCGACCTTCTAGGCTTGTTCGACCAGTGCCTGGCCGCCGATGGGGTGCAGGTGTTCATTGGCCAGGAGTCGGGTTACCGGGTGCTTGACGAGGTCACGGTGGTCACGGCGCCCTATTTCGTTGACGGCGCCGTGGCCGGCGTCCTGGGGGTGATCGGCCCGACGCGTATGGCCTATCAGCGGATCATCCCCCTGGTCGGCGAGGCTGCGCGGATGCTGTCACGCGGCCTGGCGGACGGGTGA